Proteins from one Emys orbicularis isolate rEmyOrb1 chromosome 2, rEmyOrb1.hap1, whole genome shotgun sequence genomic window:
- the LOC135874635 gene encoding LOW QUALITY PROTEIN: mitochondrial import inner membrane translocase subunit Tim13-like (The sequence of the model RefSeq protein was modified relative to this genomic sequence to represent the inferred CDS: deleted 1 base in 1 codon) encodes MEGGFGSEFGAAGAARGGGGKLDPGLIMEQVKVQIAVANAQELLQRMTDKCFRKCIGKPGSSLDNSEQKCIAMCMDRYMDAWNTVSRAYNSRLQRERANM; translated from the exons ATGGAGGGCGGGTTCGGCTCCGAGTTCGGggccgcg ggggcggcgcggggggggggggggaagctggaccCGGGGCTCATCATGGAGCAGGTGAAGGTGCAGATCGCCGTGGCCAACGCgcaggagctgctgcagaggaTGACCGACAAGTGTTTCCGGAAGTGCATCGGGAAGCCGGGGAGCTCGCTGGATAACTCGGAGCAGAAGTGTATTGCCATGTGTATGGACCGGTACATGGACGCCTGGAACACAGTCTCACGAGCATACAACTCCCggctgcagagggagagagccaacaTGTGA